One Tunturibacter gelidoferens genomic region harbors:
- a CDS encoding cytochrome D1 domain-containing protein has protein sequence MKKIFFSRRMMGCFFVSLAGAVAFSQGSMEKNDRPLLLVVNQGDRDLSLIDPAGGKQMAAVPVDGVTGHEVAASPDGATAFVPIYGSAGVGKPGTDGSKISVIDLASHKLVHTIDFGHGVRPHCVIYDKNSGMLYVTTELDKTISIIDPKTLKIVGSVPTGQEQSHMLALSSDGSRGYTANVGPGTVSVLDMKARKTLAIIPISTDTQRIAISRDDSMVFTADQTKPQLAVIDTATNKVKTWIPLPSVGYGTATTLDGRWLLVALRTTHQVAVVDLKSMQVARTIDVADGPTEILMKPDGKSAFVSCTRSKQVAEIDLEQWKMARLIDAGDAADGLAWAK, from the coding sequence ATGAAGAAGATCTTTTTTTCGCGTCGCATGATGGGCTGCTTTTTCGTGAGCCTGGCGGGGGCCGTTGCGTTCTCACAGGGCAGCATGGAAAAAAACGATCGTCCGCTGTTGTTGGTGGTGAATCAAGGGGACCGCGATCTGAGCCTGATTGATCCCGCTGGGGGCAAACAGATGGCTGCGGTGCCGGTGGACGGTGTGACTGGCCACGAGGTGGCTGCTTCGCCCGATGGAGCTACGGCGTTCGTGCCGATCTATGGCAGTGCAGGCGTGGGCAAGCCGGGCACCGACGGCAGCAAGATCTCCGTGATCGATCTTGCGAGCCACAAGCTCGTTCATACGATCGACTTCGGACATGGCGTGCGGCCGCACTGCGTGATCTACGACAAAAACAGCGGGATGCTGTACGTGACGACGGAGCTGGACAAGACCATCAGCATCATTGACCCAAAGACTTTGAAGATTGTCGGCAGCGTTCCCACGGGACAGGAGCAGTCGCACATGCTGGCGCTATCGAGTGATGGCTCGCGGGGGTACACGGCGAACGTGGGGCCGGGCACGGTATCGGTTCTCGATATGAAGGCGCGCAAGACGCTTGCGATCATTCCGATCTCGACGGATACGCAGAGGATTGCGATCTCGCGCGACGACAGCATGGTGTTTACAGCCGACCAGACGAAACCGCAGCTCGCTGTCATCGATACCGCGACCAACAAGGTCAAGACGTGGATTCCGCTGCCGAGTGTGGGGTATGGAACGGCGACTACGTTGGATGGACGTTGGCTGCTGGTGGCTCTGCGAACGACGCATCAGGTTGCGGTCGTTGATCTGAAGTCGATGCAGGTGGCTCGCACGATCGACGTCGCGGATGGGCCGACGGAGATCCTGATGAAGCCCGACGGCAAGAGTGCGTTTGTCTCCTGCACCAGGAGCAAGCAGGTGGCGGAGATCGATCTTGAGCAGTGGAAGATGGCGCGATTGATCGACGCGGGAGATGCAGCGGACGGGCTGGCGTGGGCGAAGTAG
- a CDS encoding YceD family protein: MLDYASDIRQVGPLPVHGVADLLIEHRSSSSHVNDIRLRANYSADFEILCARCVDPVKVPLSGAFDLIFRPESADADAGERSITADETEIGYYQESGLLLEDVVREQVLLSLPSRTLCTADCKGLCPRCGQNLNQAKCSCDEAPADPRWNALAGLGNLADKLELKH, translated from the coding sequence GTGTTGGACTATGCCTCCGACATCCGGCAGGTGGGCCCGCTGCCGGTCCACGGCGTCGCGGACCTGTTGATCGAGCATCGCAGCTCCAGTTCGCATGTGAACGACATCCGGCTGCGGGCCAACTACAGTGCGGACTTCGAAATCCTTTGTGCCCGGTGCGTCGACCCGGTCAAAGTGCCACTTTCGGGCGCTTTTGACCTGATCTTTCGTCCCGAATCCGCCGATGCGGATGCCGGGGAGCGTTCTATTACTGCGGATGAGACCGAAATCGGGTATTATCAAGAGAGCGGTCTTTTGCTGGAGGATGTGGTGCGCGAGCAGGTGTTACTTTCCCTGCCAAGTCGTACCCTCTGCACGGCAGACTGCAAAGGGCTTTGCCCGCGCTGTGGTCAGAATCTGAATCAAGCGAAATGCTCCTGCGATGAGGCTCCGGCTGATCCGCGTTGGAATGCGCTTGCGGGTTTGGGGAATCTGGCCGACAAGCTCGAGTTGAAGCACTAA
- the sthA gene encoding Si-specific NAD(P)(+) transhydrogenase, giving the protein MSSSVYDLIVIGSGPAGQRAAIYASKLGKKVALVEMREVVGGACISTGTIPSKTMREAVLHLSGYNYKSIYGMNYRVKERITMADLAFRVQHVIKTEIDVTEAQLSRNNIEMLVGVASFEDATHVKVTNSRGSTVYEATNILIGTGTKPASSPKVPINGRSIINSDLVLELVNLPKTMIIVGGGVIGVEYTCMFSALGVRVTLIERRPRLLEFADQEIIEALSYHLRDSRVTMRLNEEVESVEEMPDGTVVANLESKKKVQGDALLYAVGRQGNVDELNLAAVGIESDSRGRIPVDKDFRTKVPTIFAVGDVIGFPSLASVSMEQGRVAAARAFGDEKILSNPGLYPYGIYTIPEISFIGKTEEQLTEEDVPYEVGVAYYREIARGQIRGDTTGRLKIIFHRMTHAILGVHIIGEGASELLHIGQAVMALGGTLDYFVDTVFNYPTLAECYKVAAFNGLNRVSKFE; this is encoded by the coding sequence ATGAGTAGTAGTGTTTACGATCTGATTGTCATCGGGTCCGGGCCGGCCGGGCAGCGCGCTGCAATTTACGCTTCCAAGCTGGGTAAGAAGGTTGCACTGGTGGAGATGCGCGAGGTTGTTGGCGGAGCCTGCATCAGCACCGGAACCATTCCTTCAAAGACTATGCGCGAGGCGGTTCTTCACCTCTCCGGATATAACTACAAGTCCATCTACGGGATGAACTACCGGGTGAAAGAACGGATCACGATGGCGGACCTGGCGTTTCGGGTGCAGCATGTGATCAAGACCGAGATCGACGTGACCGAGGCGCAGCTTTCGCGGAACAACATCGAGATGCTGGTTGGTGTGGCGAGCTTTGAAGACGCGACGCATGTGAAGGTGACGAACTCGCGCGGCTCGACCGTGTATGAGGCGACTAACATCCTGATCGGAACGGGGACCAAGCCGGCGTCTTCGCCGAAGGTGCCGATCAACGGGCGCAGCATCATCAACAGCGACCTGGTGCTGGAACTGGTAAACCTGCCGAAGACGATGATTATCGTGGGCGGCGGCGTCATCGGGGTGGAGTACACCTGTATGTTCTCAGCCCTCGGAGTGCGGGTGACGCTGATTGAGCGGAGGCCGCGGCTGCTGGAGTTTGCCGACCAGGAGATTATCGAGGCGCTGAGCTACCATCTGCGGGACTCGCGGGTGACGATGCGCCTGAACGAAGAGGTGGAGTCGGTGGAGGAGATGCCGGACGGGACGGTCGTGGCGAATCTCGAGAGCAAGAAGAAGGTTCAGGGCGATGCGTTGCTGTATGCGGTAGGTCGTCAGGGCAATGTGGATGAGTTGAACCTGGCCGCTGTGGGGATCGAGTCCGATTCGCGCGGGCGCATCCCGGTGGATAAAGACTTCAGGACGAAGGTGCCGACGATCTTTGCGGTGGGCGATGTGATTGGATTTCCTTCTCTGGCTTCGGTTTCGATGGAGCAGGGTCGCGTGGCGGCAGCACGGGCGTTTGGAGACGAGAAGATCCTGTCGAACCCGGGACTTTATCCGTATGGAATTTATACGATTCCGGAGATCAGCTTTATCGGCAAGACGGAAGAGCAGCTGACGGAGGAGGATGTACCGTACGAGGTTGGCGTGGCGTACTACCGCGAGATTGCGCGCGGTCAGATTCGCGGCGACACGACTGGCCGGCTCAAGATCATCTTTCACCGGATGACGCACGCGATCCTCGGAGTTCACATCATCGGCGAGGGTGCCAGTGAGCTGCTGCACATCGGGCAGGCCGTAATGGCACTGGGCGGAACGCTGGATTATTTCGTGGATACTGTCTTCAACTATCCAACTCTCGCAGAATGTTATAAAGTTGCGGCTTTCAACGGGTTGAACCGCGTCAGCAAATTTGAGTAG
- the plsX gene encoding phosphate acyltransferase PlsX encodes MPTDIVVDAMGSDKAPEPEVRGAVLAARQYDVRVHLVGPEDKLRPILRQALRGQRLPVFIVPASEWITMDDKAAQAVRSKRDSTMRVGLKMVREGRAAGFFTAGNTGAAMATAKMVLGMLSGVDRPALAQILPTVHRIPSLLLDVGANVDCDPDNLVQFAVMGHMYAKTILKIHNPRIGLLSIGEEDLKGNALTRDTLPLLRALTGINFKGNVEGRDLFNGHSDVAVCDGFVGNVALKAIEGTAQLLSASLRESLKSTVTSQVGALLSRKAFAEFKKRLDYSEYGGAVLLGVRGVCIVGHGSSNEKAIMNGVRVAAEFAQADVNSGIEAALRSS; translated from the coding sequence ATGCCGACTGACATCGTTGTAGACGCAATGGGTTCCGACAAGGCCCCCGAGCCAGAGGTTCGCGGGGCCGTACTTGCTGCGCGTCAGTACGACGTGCGCGTGCATCTGGTCGGGCCGGAAGATAAGCTGCGGCCGATTCTGCGGCAGGCGTTGCGTGGGCAGCGTCTGCCGGTGTTTATTGTGCCCGCCAGCGAGTGGATCACGATGGACGACAAGGCCGCTCAAGCGGTCCGGTCCAAGCGCGATTCCACCATGCGGGTGGGCCTGAAGATGGTCCGCGAGGGACGTGCTGCGGGGTTCTTTACTGCGGGCAACACTGGCGCGGCGATGGCTACGGCGAAGATGGTTCTGGGGATGCTTTCCGGCGTCGACCGTCCAGCGCTGGCCCAGATTCTGCCAACCGTACATCGCATCCCTTCGCTGCTTCTGGATGTGGGCGCGAACGTGGACTGCGATCCCGACAACCTGGTCCAGTTTGCGGTCATGGGCCACATGTACGCCAAGACGATCCTGAAGATCCATAACCCGCGCATCGGCCTTCTTTCGATCGGGGAAGAGGATCTGAAGGGCAACGCCCTGACTCGCGATACTCTGCCGCTGCTTCGCGCCCTGACCGGAATCAACTTCAAAGGTAATGTCGAAGGCCGTGATCTGTTCAACGGGCATAGCGATGTGGCGGTCTGCGACGGGTTTGTGGGTAACGTTGCGTTGAAGGCGATTGAAGGAACGGCGCAGCTGCTGAGCGCGTCGCTGCGCGAATCGTTGAAGTCTACCGTGACCTCGCAGGTGGGAGCACTCCTCTCGCGAAAGGCCTTCGCCGAGTTCAAGAAGAGGCTGGACTACTCGGAGTACGGCGGCGCGGTGCTGCTGGGAGTGCGCGGGGTATGCATCGTTGGGCACGGATCGTCGAACGAGAAGGCGATCATGAACGGCGTTCGCGTGGCGGCAGAGTTTGCTCAGGCTGATGTGAACTCCGGTATTGAAGCTGCGCTGCGGTCCTCCTAG
- a CDS encoding thiamine phosphate synthase: MAPYTDFTMLRYAITSRALYPGDEQQKQAALLREAARWIADGIDLLQLREKDLPAATLAILTRNLLEKIALATSPTRLLINSRPDIAVATGAHGVHLSSSPDELSPTQIRNLFHSAHTPQPLITVSCHTLADIHRARREQVDAILYAPVFEKPLANGQTLPGRGLDELRAACTAAAPIPVYALGGVTLQNASSCLDAGAAGVAGIRLFHNP, encoded by the coding sequence TTGGCACCATACACTGATTTCACCATGCTTCGCTACGCCATCACCAGCCGCGCGCTCTACCCTGGCGACGAGCAGCAAAAACAAGCCGCCCTCCTCCGCGAGGCCGCAAGATGGATCGCCGACGGCATCGACCTCCTCCAGCTAAGAGAAAAAGACCTTCCCGCCGCCACGCTCGCGATCCTCACCCGTAACCTGCTGGAAAAAATAGCCTTGGCCACCAGCCCAACACGTCTGCTCATCAACTCCCGCCCCGACATCGCCGTCGCCACCGGCGCTCACGGGGTGCATCTCTCCTCCTCGCCGGACGAGCTCTCCCCAACCCAAATCCGCAACCTCTTCCACTCGGCTCACACCCCACAACCCCTGATCACGGTCTCCTGCCACACCCTCGCCGACATCCACCGCGCCCGCCGCGAGCAGGTCGATGCAATCCTTTATGCCCCCGTCTTCGAGAAGCCCCTAGCGAACGGACAAACACTCCCCGGCCGGGGGCTCGACGAACTACGCGCCGCCTGTACCGCCGCCGCTCCCATCCCGGTCTACGCGCTCGGCGGAGTCACCCTCCAGAACGCATCCTCCTGCCTCGACGCGGGCGCCGCAGGAGTCGCAGGAATCCGCCTCTTCCACAATCCCTAA
- the rpmF gene encoding 50S ribosomal protein L32 — MPNPKRRHSKQRTAKRRSHDFLTPTGLSECPNCHERKLPHRACRKCGTYKGRGVLVTKEAN, encoded by the coding sequence ATGCCTAATCCAAAACGGCGCCACTCCAAGCAACGGACTGCCAAGCGCCGCAGCCACGACTTTTTGACCCCCACCGGCCTCTCGGAGTGCCCCAACTGCCACGAGCGCAAGCTTCCCCATCGTGCCTGCCGCAAGTGCGGTACGTACAAGGGCCGCGGCGTTCTCGTGACCAAAGAAGCCAACTAA
- a CDS encoding methyltransferase, TIGR04325 family, with the protein MSMTGVLTRLNLSIFPGYKQLRQSGVLDFVVGKEFGHYRGRFNTSEEATNSLPAQRRATYDNESLVSIGIESYSTIHPFDWPILTFCQKLMRENHLHAVTDFGGHIGVKFYAFKEMLDLPEDFRWQIVDVPAMVREGRRRVPPEVHSLCFYEHVEETEACDALLCSGSLQYVDWSIEELIDRLPRKPYMIFLNKVPVSASEGFFTLETFVKTLPCRIFGPDELKTARQHLGYKLAASWPIPNRDFVVLSSKGMEKVQMVGEAWVLQAMSV; encoded by the coding sequence ATGTCGATGACGGGTGTTCTGACACGTTTGAACCTCTCAATTTTTCCGGGATACAAGCAACTGCGGCAATCCGGCGTGCTGGATTTCGTAGTCGGCAAAGAGTTCGGCCATTATCGCGGGCGATTCAACACCAGCGAAGAGGCGACGAACTCTCTTCCGGCTCAGCGCCGTGCAACCTATGACAATGAGTCGCTTGTCTCGATCGGGATCGAATCGTACTCGACGATTCACCCCTTTGATTGGCCGATACTGACCTTTTGTCAGAAGCTTATGCGCGAGAACCATCTCCACGCCGTGACCGATTTTGGCGGTCATATCGGAGTGAAGTTCTACGCGTTTAAAGAGATGCTCGATCTTCCCGAAGACTTTCGTTGGCAGATCGTCGATGTGCCGGCGATGGTGAGGGAGGGACGGCGGCGCGTGCCTCCGGAGGTGCACTCGTTGTGCTTTTATGAGCACGTCGAAGAGACCGAGGCGTGCGATGCGCTGCTGTGCTCGGGGAGCCTGCAATATGTAGATTGGTCGATTGAAGAGCTCATCGATCGGTTGCCCCGGAAGCCGTACATGATCTTTTTGAATAAAGTTCCTGTCTCGGCCAGCGAGGGCTTCTTCACGCTGGAGACGTTTGTAAAGACTCTGCCGTGTCGCATCTTCGGTCCGGACGAGCTCAAGACGGCGCGCCAGCATCTCGGCTACAAGCTCGCTGCGAGCTGGCCCATACCTAACCGCGACTTTGTTGTGCTCTCTTCGAAGGGAATGGAGAAGGTGCAGATGGTTGGAGAAGCCTGGGTGCTACAAGCGATGAGCGTGTGA
- a CDS encoding ROK family protein, with the protein MAKTIGVILSERISAGLVVDHKLVGPVRRFPEDHDDEDALVEQHTEALVETIASQVLLAADGAKDITAVGVALPGLVKDGVVAEAPNLPQLKGAKIQELLIGQLRSHGLDVTVTAVNDADGMAAGLASMHGKLDSMIRVWTLGVGIGYGRYPFAPGAWEGGHTVVTLDEKERFCGCGGRGHMEGIMGHRAMRLRFLDMEPEEVFEAAKQGDARCVEFKRLWHKALAAASATTIHMAGPGKIFIAGFNTRFLDMSMLKDYLQQMVKMSPLQGYSLEIVDDTPEVRVIGAAVSAELAATR; encoded by the coding sequence ATGGCAAAGACAATTGGGGTAATTTTATCGGAGCGTATTTCGGCCGGTTTGGTCGTGGATCACAAGCTGGTGGGGCCGGTACGACGTTTTCCTGAAGATCACGACGACGAAGACGCACTGGTGGAGCAGCACACCGAAGCGCTGGTGGAGACGATCGCAAGTCAGGTGCTCCTGGCAGCAGATGGCGCGAAGGACATCACGGCAGTCGGCGTGGCTTTGCCCGGGTTGGTGAAGGATGGCGTGGTCGCAGAGGCGCCGAACCTGCCGCAGTTGAAGGGCGCGAAGATCCAGGAGCTGCTGATTGGGCAGTTGCGCAGTCACGGGCTCGATGTCACGGTCACAGCGGTGAATGATGCCGATGGAATGGCTGCGGGCCTGGCTTCAATGCACGGCAAGCTGGACAGCATGATCCGCGTCTGGACCCTGGGCGTGGGAATCGGCTATGGGCGGTATCCCTTTGCCCCGGGCGCGTGGGAGGGCGGCCACACGGTGGTGACGCTCGACGAGAAAGAGCGCTTCTGCGGATGCGGCGGGCGCGGACATATGGAAGGGATCATGGGGCATCGTGCGATGCGTCTGCGATTCCTCGACATGGAACCGGAAGAGGTCTTCGAGGCAGCGAAACAGGGCGATGCGCGCTGCGTGGAGTTCAAACGGCTTTGGCATAAGGCTTTGGCAGCGGCGTCGGCGACCACGATTCATATGGCAGGGCCTGGGAAGATCTTCATCGCGGGATTCAACACGCGCTTTCTCGACATGTCCATGCTGAAGGATTATCTGCAGCAGATGGTGAAGATGAGTCCGCTGCAGGGGTACTCGCTGGAGATCGTCGACGATACGCCCGAAGTGCGGGTCATCGGCGCTGCTGTCTCGGCCGAGCTAGCCGCCACTCGTTAA
- the mutM gene encoding bifunctional DNA-formamidopyrimidine glycosylase/DNA-(apurinic or apyrimidinic site) lyase, with protein sequence MPELPEVETVANGVHARIHGQTVLSVWTSNKPQTFKSSPDQIIEALAGSRIDRVHRVGKTIVVDLIRSRQNEERPAQFLVHLGMTGRLLVSAPDTPIPPHTHAILALSGGKELRFVDARRFGRLSVVEAATPEEKYAGPGAEPLTIGLGDFIALFRDRKTPIKAALLNQSLLHGVGNIYADESLFHAGIRPTRHAGRLTRAELTRLHAALIKVLTEAIRLGGSSVSDYVDADGVAGFFQLHHHVYSRTGQPCRICGTPIKRVVVGGRSTHYCPTCQK encoded by the coding sequence ATGCCTGAACTCCCTGAAGTCGAGACCGTTGCAAATGGTGTTCACGCCCGGATCCACGGCCAAACCGTCCTCTCCGTCTGGACCAGCAACAAGCCTCAAACCTTCAAATCTTCGCCGGATCAGATCATCGAAGCTCTTGCCGGCAGTCGCATCGACCGCGTCCACCGCGTCGGCAAAACGATCGTCGTCGATCTGATTCGCTCCAGACAGAACGAAGAGAGGCCCGCGCAGTTTCTCGTCCACCTCGGCATGACCGGCCGCCTGCTCGTCTCCGCCCCCGACACTCCGATTCCTCCGCACACCCACGCGATCCTGGCTCTCAGCGGCGGAAAAGAGCTTCGCTTCGTCGATGCTCGCCGCTTCGGCCGGTTGTCCGTTGTAGAAGCTGCGACTCCAGAGGAGAAATACGCTGGGCCAGGGGCCGAACCTCTCACCATCGGGCTTGGGGACTTCATTGCGCTCTTCCGCGACCGTAAGACCCCAATCAAAGCCGCGTTATTGAATCAGTCCCTGCTCCATGGGGTCGGCAATATCTATGCCGACGAGAGCCTCTTCCACGCCGGCATTCGCCCCACGCGCCACGCCGGACGCCTCACACGAGCCGAACTCACCCGTCTTCACGCAGCGTTGATCAAGGTGCTCACTGAAGCAATCAGGCTGGGCGGCTCATCGGTCTCCGACTACGTCGACGCAGACGGAGTCGCCGGTTTCTTCCAGCTTCACCATCACGTCTACTCGCGAACCGGCCAACCCTGTCGTATCTGTGGCACGCCAATCAAGCGCGTCGTGGTCGGTGGACGGAGCACACACTACTGCCCCACCTGCCAGAAGTAG
- a CDS encoding MBOAT family O-acyltransferase: MVFNSLVFVVFFAIVLLLHAMPFPWRVKKVNLLVASYIFYAAWNPPFVILLWVSTVVDWFAARGLAQAEQQWKRRAWMLLSIVVSLGLLCYFKYGHFLVENFAHLVSLAGFKYSPPQSSIVLPIGISFYTFATMSYTLDIYLRRAVPARNFLDYALFVTFFPHLVAGPIMRPTELVPQFEVPHKATPDQLRFGLALMTLGLFEKAVLADGFLGPVVDQVYNGRVVPGFVDAWVGTLAFSGQIFCDFAGYSITAIGAALCLGFALSDNFRFPYAAIGFTDFWRRWHITLSAWLRDYLYIPLGGNRHGDARTYFSLMATMLIGGLWHGASWTFVVWGGLHGLYLSVERVLRKRFSGYRPGPIASAGLGLLTFVLVNVAWVFFRAKTFHQAMVILRGMFGRNAHAEPVLAAIYIITTMMIIGGLLLAHSFMRNQTLEAAIGRAHPTALTALWTIMAFAVVIQHGESNGFIYFQF, encoded by the coding sequence ATGGTCTTTAATTCCCTGGTCTTTGTAGTTTTCTTTGCCATTGTTCTGCTCCTGCACGCGATGCCGTTTCCGTGGAGGGTGAAGAAGGTTAACCTCCTGGTTGCCAGCTACATCTTCTATGCGGCCTGGAATCCGCCGTTCGTAATTTTGCTCTGGGTGTCGACGGTGGTGGACTGGTTCGCGGCACGCGGACTTGCGCAGGCAGAGCAGCAATGGAAGCGCCGCGCGTGGATGCTGCTCTCGATCGTCGTAAGCCTGGGACTGCTGTGCTACTTCAAGTACGGCCACTTTCTCGTCGAGAACTTCGCGCATCTGGTGTCGCTGGCGGGGTTCAAATACAGCCCTCCGCAGTCGAGTATTGTCCTTCCGATCGGCATCTCGTTCTACACCTTCGCCACCATGTCCTATACGTTGGACATCTATCTTCGGCGCGCGGTGCCTGCACGCAACTTCCTCGACTACGCTCTCTTCGTCACGTTCTTTCCTCACCTTGTCGCCGGTCCGATCATGCGGCCGACGGAGTTGGTGCCGCAGTTTGAAGTTCCACACAAGGCGACGCCGGATCAGCTGCGTTTTGGTTTGGCCCTGATGACGCTGGGGCTTTTTGAGAAGGCAGTGCTGGCTGACGGCTTTCTGGGCCCGGTGGTAGACCAGGTTTATAACGGTAGGGTCGTTCCGGGCTTTGTGGATGCCTGGGTGGGGACGCTGGCATTCAGCGGACAGATCTTCTGCGACTTTGCCGGCTACTCGATTACCGCGATCGGGGCGGCCCTCTGCCTGGGGTTCGCTCTCTCGGACAACTTCCGCTTCCCTTATGCGGCGATTGGTTTCACTGACTTCTGGCGCAGGTGGCACATCACGCTCTCGGCGTGGCTGCGCGACTACCTTTACATTCCGCTCGGCGGCAATCGTCACGGAGACGCGCGGACCTACTTCTCGCTGATGGCCACCATGTTGATCGGCGGTCTTTGGCATGGGGCGAGCTGGACCTTTGTGGTGTGGGGAGGGTTGCACGGTCTCTATCTGTCGGTCGAAAGAGTGCTGCGCAAGCGGTTCTCCGGATATCGGCCGGGACCGATCGCATCTGCCGGGCTCGGGCTGCTGACCTTCGTTCTGGTAAACGTCGCATGGGTCTTCTTTCGGGCGAAGACTTTTCACCAGGCGATGGTGATCCTGCGCGGTATGTTCGGGAGAAATGCGCATGCCGAACCTGTACTGGCCGCGATTTACATCATCACCACGATGATGATTATCGGCGGCTTGTTGCTGGCTCACTCTTTTATGCGCAACCAGACGCTCGAGGCGGCGATCGGGCGCGCACACCCCACGGCGCTGACAGCTCTGTGGACCATCATGGCCTTCGCAGTGGTAATTCAACACGGAGAGAGCAATGGCTTCATCTATTTCCAGTTCTAG